The sequence CGGTGTCGGCGCTGATCCACGCCGCCACCATGGTGACCGCCGGGGTCTATCTGATCGTGCGGTCCGGCCCGGTGTTCGACCTGTCCCCCGACGCCCGGCTGGCGGTGGTCGTGGTCGGTGCGGCCACACTGCTGTTCGGTGCGATCATCGGCTGCGCCAACGACGACATCAAGCGGGCGCTGGCCGCCTCCACGGTGAGCCAGATCGGCTACATGGTGCTGGCCGCGGGCCTGGGCCCGGCCGGCTACGCGGTGGCGATCATGCACCTGCTCACCCACGGCTTCTTCAAGGCCGGCCTGTTCCTGGGCTCCGGGTCGGTGATGCACGGGATGAACGACGAACAGGACATGCGCCGCTACGGCGCCCTACGCAGCTTCATGCCGGTGACGTTCGCGACGTTCGGGCTGTGTTACCTGGCGATCATCGGGGTGCCGCCGTTCGCCGGCTACTGGTCCAAGGACGCCATCATCGAGGCCGCGCTGGCCTCCGGCGGCACCCGCGGCTGGGTGCTGGGGGCGGTCACCATCCTGGGCGCCGGCATCACCGCCTTCTACATGACCCGGGTGATGCTGATGACGTTCGGCGGCGAACGCCGCTGGGCCGCCGACGAGAGCGAAGTGAGCGCAGACCGGGCACTGCAGCATCCGCACGAGTCTCCGCGGGTGATGACCTGGCCGATGATCGTGCTGGCTCTGGGCGCCGTGTTCGCCGGCGGGGTGTTCGCGATCGGCGGGCGGCTGGAGCACTGGCTGGAGCCGGTGGTCACCCGCGTGGCGGAGCCGGTTGCCGAACACGCGCATGCCATCCCGGCCTGGCTCACCGGCGCGATCACCCTGGGAGTTGTCCTGCTCGGTGTCGCGGTGGCCTACAACATGTACGGCCGCAAGCCGATACCGATCACCGCACCCACCGACGTGTCGGCGCTGACGGTGGCGGCCCGCAAGTATCTCTACGGCGATGCCTTCAATGAGGAGGTGCTCATGCGTCCGGGTAACCGACTGGCACAAGCCTTGGTCGGCGTCGACGACCGGGTGGTGGACGGCTCGGTCAACACCACGGCCGGGCTGGTGGCGATCGCCTCATACCTGGTGCGGCGCCTGCAGACCGGGTTCGTGCGCTCCTACGCGCTGACCATGCTGGCCGGTACGGTCCTGGTCGTCGCGGTAGTGCTGGCGGTACAGCAGTGAACAACAACGTGCCCTGGCTGAGCCTGCTGTGGCTGGTACCGCTGGTCGGTGCCGGACTGGTCATCGTGTTGCCGGCCCGGCAGGCAGCACTGGCGAAGTGGACCGGCCTGCTGGTGAGCCTTGCGACGCTGGCGGTGGCGGTCGTGGTCACCGTCGAGTTCGACACGACCCCGGTGGCCGCGCCCTACCAGTTCGTCGAATCTCACTCCTGGATACCGGCATTCGGGGCGAACTACACGCTCGGGGTGGACGGTATCGCAGTGATCCTGGCGTTGTTGACCGCCGGGCTGGTGCCGTTGCTGATGCTGGCCGGCTGGAACGACGGTGACACCGGCGGCGCCGGCCTCCGCAGCCGCGGCCCGCACGCGTTCGCGGCGCTGACGCTCACCGTCGAGGCGATGGTGCTGATCTCGCTGGTCTCGTTGGACGTGCTGCTGTTCTACGTGTTCTTCGAGGCGATGCTGATCCCGATGTACTTCATGATCGGCGGCTTCGGGCACGGCGCCAAGCGTTCCCAAGCGGCCCTGAAGTTCCTGCTCTACAACCTGTTCGGTGGCCTGATCATGCTGGCCGCGGTGATCGGCGTGTACGTGGTGAGCTCCGGCGAAGGCGCTTCCGGCACCTTCGACTTCCGCGAACTGGTCTCGATCTTCTCCCCGGCCACCACCACCGTGGACCCCGGCGTACTCAAGCTGCTGTTCGCCGGCTTCATGTTCGCCTTCGCGGTCAAGGCCCCGCTGTGGCCGCTGCACCGGTGGCTGCCGGACGCGGCGGTGGAATCCACCCCGGCGACCGCGGTGCTGATGATGGCCGTGATGGACAAGGTGGGGACCTTCGGGATGCTGCGGTACTGCCTGCAGCTGTTCCCCGACGCCTCAACGTATTTCCGCCCGACCATCATCGTGCTGGCGGTCATCGGCGTGGTCTACGGCGCGATGGTGGCGATCGGCCAGCGCGACATGATGCGATTGATCGCCTACACCTCGATCTCGCACTTCGGGTTCATCATTCTGGGCATCTTCGTGATGACCAGTCAGGGGCAGAGCGGCTCGACGCTGTACATGCTCAACCACGGGTTGTCGACGGCGGCCCTGTTCCTGATCGCCGGTTTCCTGGTCGCCCGGCGCGACGGCGCCCGGGCGATATCGGACTACGGCGGCGTGCAGAAGGTGGCGCCGGTGATGGCCGGCACCTTCATGGTCGCCGCGATGGCCACCCTGTCGCTGCCCGGCCTGGCCCCGTTCATCAGTGAGTTCCTGGTGTTGATCGGCACGTTCAACCGGTATTGGGTGGCGGCCGCGGTCGGCTCCACCGCACTGGTGCTGTCGTCGATCTACATGCTGTGGCTCTACCAGCGGGTAATGACCGGCCCGGTCACGCAAGGCAATGAACGCATCCGCGATCTGGTGCCACGGGAGTTGCTGGTCGTCACACCGCTGATCGCGCTGCTGCTGTTCCTCGGCTTCTACCCCAAACCCGCACTGGACATCATCAACCCGGGCGTCGAGCACACCTTGACCACGATCGGTCAAACCGATCCGGCACCGCTGACCGCTGAGGGGGCGCACTGACCATGGCGGGCATGCCAATTCCATCCGTCGAATACAGCCTGCTCCTGCCGCTGCTGATCGTTTTCGGCACCGCAGTGACCGGCGTGCTCTTCGAGGCGTTCATCTCGCGCCGGGCGCGCTACGTGATGCAGGTCCTGCTCGCTGTCGGCGGTTTGGCCGCCGCGTTCGCCGCCATCGTCGCGGTGGGCCGTGACCTGCCGGCCGGTGGTCGCATCGCGGTGCTGGGCGCGGTGGCCGTCGACCGGCCGGCACTGGTGCTGCAGGGCACCATCGTGCTGGTCGGGATCCTGGCCGTGCTGTTCATCTCCGAGCGCAACGTCGGCGCGGGCGCTCCCGAAGGTCCGGGCGCGGCCACCGCCCCCGCCGCCTCCCCCTCGCACGCGGGCCTGGACGCGTTCACTCCGCAGGCATCGGCGGTCCCGGACAGCGTCGCCGAACTCGATGCGGCGCGCGCCGGGGTGACCCAGACCGAGGTGTTCCCGCTGACCGTGCTGGCGGTCGGCGGCATGATGGTGTTCCCCGCCGCCAACGACTTGGTCACCATGTTCGTGGCGCTGGAAGTGCTCTCGCTGCCGCTGTATCTGCTGTGCGGGTTGGCCCGCTACCGCCGTCTGCTCTCGCAGGAAGCGGCGCTGAAGTACTTCCTGCTGGGCGCATTCTCCTCGGCGCTGTTCCTGTTCGGCGCCGCCTTGCTCTACGGCGCCACCGGGACGTTGACGCTGCCGGATATCGGTGAGCAGTTATTCGCCCACAGCAGCGATCCGCTGGCGCTGATCGGCGCCGGGCTGCTGCTGGTGGGCTTGTTCTTCAAGGTCGGCGCGGTGCCGTTCCATTCCTGGATTCCCGACGTCTACGTCGGGGCGCCGACACCGATCACCGGGTTCATGGCGGCCGCCACCAAGGTCGCCGCATTCGGGGCGATGCTGCGGATCCTCTACGTCGCACTGCCGGCGCTGCATGACCACTGGCGCCCGCTGCTGTGGCTGATCGCGGTACTGACCATGGTGGTCGCCACCATCGCAGCGATCACCCAGACCGAGGTCAAGCGGATGCTGGCCTACTCCTCGATCGCCCACGCCGGCTTTGTGCTGACCGGTGTGCTGTCCGCGATCCCGGCGGGTATCTCCGCGACGCTGTTCTATCTGGTCGCCTATAGCTTCTCCACAGTGGGCGCCTTCGCGGTGGTGAACCTGATCCGCGGCTCCAGCGGCGAAGAAGAACTCGACATGTCCCAGTGGGCGGGGTTGGGCCGGCGTTACCCCGTTGTGGGCCTGCTGTTTTCGATGTTCCTGCTGGCGTTCGCCGGTATCCCGCTGACCAGTGGGTTCATCAGCAAGTTCGCGGTGTTCAAGGCCGCCGCCGAGGGTGGTGCCGCACCACTGGTGGTGGTCGGCGTGATCGCCAGCGGTGTCGCCGCCTACTTCTACGTCCGGGTGATCGTGTTGATGTTCTTCACCGACGCCCCCGCCGAACCCCCGCACCTGGTGCTGCCCAGCGTGTGGAGCAAGGCGGCCATCGCGCTGTGCGCCGCGATCACCGTGCTGCTGGGGGTGCTGCCGCAGCCACTGCTCGACCTGGTGGACGCCGCAACACAATTCGCGCAGTAAACGCCGCATGCCCGTCGTGCGGCGGGTACATGATGGACAGATGCACGACGAGTCATTTCAGCAGCTGCTCACCATGCTGGACTACACCATGTTCGTGGTGACCACCGCAACCAAC is a genomic window of Mycolicibacter heraklionensis containing:
- the nuoL gene encoding NADH-quinone oxidoreductase subunit L; its protein translation is MTNLSQLSWLLVALPTAGALILLLGGRRTDRWGHLLACATVLGSFGIGLALLADMLGRGGEDRAIHTHLFSWVPVGALHVDFGVLIDQLSICFVLLISGVGALIHIYSTGYMKHDPDRRRFFAYLNLFVAAMLLLVVADNYLGLYVGWEGVGLASYLLIGFWYAKPVAAAAGKKAFVSNRVGDIGLSLAMFVMFAGFGTLSYDGLFGAVGDAGPSGLTTAIGLLLLVGACAKSAQVPLQAWLFDAMEGPTPVSALIHAATMVTAGVYLIVRSGPVFDLSPDARLAVVVVGAATLLFGAIIGCANDDIKRALAASTVSQIGYMVLAAGLGPAGYAVAIMHLLTHGFFKAGLFLGSGSVMHGMNDEQDMRRYGALRSFMPVTFATFGLCYLAIIGVPPFAGYWSKDAIIEAALASGGTRGWVLGAVTILGAGITAFYMTRVMLMTFGGERRWAADESEVSADRALQHPHESPRVMTWPMIVLALGAVFAGGVFAIGGRLEHWLEPVVTRVAEPVAEHAHAIPAWLTGAITLGVVLLGVAVAYNMYGRKPIPITAPTDVSALTVAARKYLYGDAFNEEVLMRPGNRLAQALVGVDDRVVDGSVNTTAGLVAIASYLVRRLQTGFVRSYALTMLAGTVLVVAVVLAVQQ
- the nuoN gene encoding NADH-quinone oxidoreductase subunit NuoN produces the protein MAGMPIPSVEYSLLLPLLIVFGTAVTGVLFEAFISRRARYVMQVLLAVGGLAAAFAAIVAVGRDLPAGGRIAVLGAVAVDRPALVLQGTIVLVGILAVLFISERNVGAGAPEGPGAATAPAASPSHAGLDAFTPQASAVPDSVAELDAARAGVTQTEVFPLTVLAVGGMMVFPAANDLVTMFVALEVLSLPLYLLCGLARYRRLLSQEAALKYFLLGAFSSALFLFGAALLYGATGTLTLPDIGEQLFAHSSDPLALIGAGLLLVGLFFKVGAVPFHSWIPDVYVGAPTPITGFMAAATKVAAFGAMLRILYVALPALHDHWRPLLWLIAVLTMVVATIAAITQTEVKRMLAYSSIAHAGFVLTGVLSAIPAGISATLFYLVAYSFSTVGAFAVVNLIRGSSGEEELDMSQWAGLGRRYPVVGLLFSMFLLAFAGIPLTSGFISKFAVFKAAAEGGAAPLVVVGVIASGVAAYFYVRVIVLMFFTDAPAEPPHLVLPSVWSKAAIALCAAITVLLGVLPQPLLDLVDAATQFAQ
- a CDS encoding NADH-quinone oxidoreductase subunit M, producing the protein MNNNVPWLSLLWLVPLVGAGLVIVLPARQAALAKWTGLLVSLATLAVAVVVTVEFDTTPVAAPYQFVESHSWIPAFGANYTLGVDGIAVILALLTAGLVPLLMLAGWNDGDTGGAGLRSRGPHAFAALTLTVEAMVLISLVSLDVLLFYVFFEAMLIPMYFMIGGFGHGAKRSQAALKFLLYNLFGGLIMLAAVIGVYVVSSGEGASGTFDFRELVSIFSPATTTVDPGVLKLLFAGFMFAFAVKAPLWPLHRWLPDAAVESTPATAVLMMAVMDKVGTFGMLRYCLQLFPDASTYFRPTIIVLAVIGVVYGAMVAIGQRDMMRLIAYTSISHFGFIILGIFVMTSQGQSGSTLYMLNHGLSTAALFLIAGFLVARRDGARAISDYGGVQKVAPVMAGTFMVAAMATLSLPGLAPFISEFLVLIGTFNRYWVAAAVGSTALVLSSIYMLWLYQRVMTGPVTQGNERIRDLVPRELLVVTPLIALLLFLGFYPKPALDIINPGVEHTLTTIGQTDPAPLTAEGAH